The nucleotide sequence GTATGGCTAAGTTGCAACAGCAATTTGTCGATGCACTATTATTGCTCAGTGCAGATTTCCAATCTGAATTTGGTTATGATAAAGATGAGCCGGGCAAAGCTAACATGACGGTTGCCTCAAACTGGGTTGCCGAGACATTCACCTGTCTTTCAAATACCTTAGAGATGCCGTTTAAAGACAATGACAATATGCCTGATCCTATGGCTGGATGGTCACCAGAGCGTTCCATCTACTTAGGTGAAGCCTCTTTGACTGCAATGCTAGCGGTCGTTGATAACTTACGATAACTCATGTTTTACGGTTATTAGCGTTAAACTGATGGCGCTAATAGCTTTGCTTTTGAGGTAATAAAATGGCATTAATCGAATGTCCTAGCTGTAATAAACGGATCTCCAATAAGGCAAGTGAGTGCCAATACTGTGGTAGTCGGTTATCGGGTGATCGTCAGGTGTTGAGTACCATTAATCACATTAAACGCTCGAATCAACTTGTTAATCAAGGACTCTTGTCCATGACGGTGTTTATTGCTGGTGTGGTTGTGTGGTTTTGGGGCGGTGAAACAGCAGAAGGTGTTCGCTCCTATATTGGCGCAGCTTGTTTTGTGTTGGGCTTTGTCGGTTACCTTGTCACCCGCTTGCAAATTGTGATGCATAAACGGAAAAAAGTATGAGCGCAGAGATAAATAAGATTATTGATGAGATGCCGGAGCTTGTGTATGACCGTCTTCGTAGCGGTGTAGAGTTGGGCAAGTGGGAAGATGGCACCGTACTGACGCAAGAACAGCGTGAGTCGACGATGCAGCTTGTTATGCTGTACCAAGCTAAAAGGCTTAACCAGACGGATCATTTCACGATTAGTCGTGAAGGGACCTTAAATGAGCTTTCTAAAACTGAGTTAAAGAAGCAGTTTAAAGGTGAAGCTATTGCTGAGTTTAAAGAAAAAGATCTTTAAAGAATAGATAAAAACAGGGTTGAAAAATTGCTTTCAATCCTGCTTTAGTGGTTTTATTCACACCATGTATTCACTTAATCTTCAGTTAACTCGCCAACTAAATCTTGTTGCATTGCCACTCGAACTTCATCAGGCGTCAAAGACTTTGATAGCAAATAATGCAACTTAGCCAATGCAGCTTCCGTGGTCATATCGGCACCACTAATTACGCCTGCCGCTTCTAAAGCATGACCGGTCGCATAGCCTTTCATATTGACCTTTCCCTGTAAGCATTGGGTTAAGTTAACCAGAATAATTCCTCGAGAAGAGGCATCAGATAATACCTGCAATAGAGCAGGGTTTTGCGGTGCATTACCAACGCCATAAGTCAGGATAATGAGTGCTTTTACCGGTTGCTGTAAAATATTGGCAATGATATCTGTGGTGATCCCTGGGTAGAGAGTGACGACGCCAATCGGTTGTGGACTAATGGTCGCCACTTGCAGCTTTTTGCTGCCCGCTGTTGCAATTTTACCAGCCTTCATGCGGATCCTGATGCCTGCTTCGAGAAGTAAAGGGAAGTTAGGTGATGCAAAAGCGCCAAATCCATCGGCATGGGCTTTAGTGGTTCTATTGCCTCTGAATAATTTATTATTGAAGAAGAGACCGACCTCTGCAACTGGATAGTTTGCTGCGATGTAGAGGGAGTTTAGTAAATTGGTTTGTCCATCTGATCTCAATTGAGCTAACGGAATTTGAGAACCTGTTACTATCACAGGTTTTGAGAGCCCTTGTAACATAAAAGAGAGAGCTGAAGCAGTAAAGGCCATGGTGTCAGTGCCATGTAAGATAACAAAGCCATCATAGAGGTCATAGTTAGCTTTAATATCGTTAGCTAG is from Shewanella sp. MTB7 and encodes:
- a CDS encoding zinc ribbon domain-containing protein, yielding MALIECPSCNKRISNKASECQYCGSRLSGDRQVLSTINHIKRSNQLVNQGLLSMTVFIAGVVVWFWGGETAEGVRSYIGAACFVLGFVGYLVTRLQIVMHKRKKV
- a CDS encoding YeaC family protein: MSAEINKIIDEMPELVYDRLRSGVELGKWEDGTVLTQEQRESTMQLVMLYQAKRLNQTDHFTISREGTLNELSKTELKKQFKGEAIAEFKEKDL
- the ansA gene encoding asparaginase, with protein sequence MTKRSIYVAYTGGTIGMQKTAQGFAPVAGFLTNCVNSMPEFFHEDMPDFVIHEYSPLMDSSDMAPTDWQRLANDIKANYDLYDGFVILHGTDTMAFTASALSFMLQGLSKPVIVTGSQIPLAQLRSDGQTNLLNSLYIAANYPVAEVGLFFNNKLFRGNRTTKAHADGFGAFASPNFPLLLEAGIRIRMKAGKIATAGSKKLQVATISPQPIGVVTLYPGITTDIIANILQQPVKALIILTYGVGNAPQNPALLQVLSDASSRGIILVNLTQCLQGKVNMKGYATGHALEAAGVISGADMTTEAALAKLHYLLSKSLTPDEVRVAMQQDLVGELTED